The DNA segment GATTTTGTTGTATACATGTCCGGTTCTAAGGACTCTGTCCGCGCCAACTACTACCTTGTTTACAAGCTTGTTTGCCATGGAGTACCCTACTGCCGTGTCGGGGATTAGGCTGACATCTATTCCATCATGGTGCAATTCAAATGCGGTTAGTCTAGAGCCTTGCTGAACCGGTCTTGTCTCGGTCGCTATGACCTTGATGTTTTTTCCGCTGTCTTTTGTTGCTCGAATCACACCCAATGCGGTTCCGTATGCTACGGTTGCTAGTGAGCCTGCATTGCAGTGAGTCATTATAGTGTCATTGTTGTTGAATAATTGGGAGCCATGCTTTCCCATCGTCATGTTTATTGTGATGTCATCTTCTGCCATTTGTTTTGCAGTATTGATAATTGATTCTTTGATTTTGTTTACATCATTTCCCTTTTTTGCAACGATCATTATTTGTTCCAAGCCCCAAGCCAGATTGACTGCGGTAGGTCGTGTTTCAAATAGAACTTTCTTAGCAGATTCTAGATCAGTGATTAATTGTTCTGGGGTAGAAGCATTACTTTGTAGTCCGGCCAATGCCAAACCAAAAGCTCCTGCTACTCCGATTGCAGGTGCGCCACGGATGACCAGATTCCTAATTGCACTGGCAACATCGTTATAATCAGTATATTTTACATGTATCAATTCGTTTGGCAATTTGGTTTGATCTATCATTACAACAGCATTGTCTTTCCATTCAACTGTTCTAAGCCCGGAATAGAGTAAATCTGTCAATAAAAGTATTGTTCAGACTAGGTCTTATAATTTATTAGAAATTTTTGTGTTTGTTGGAAGTATTTTACAAGTGCATTGTTTGATGCACGATATTTCGGTATTTGTCATAGATTATTGATCTATATTCTGTCGAAAATACTTCGGTGAATACAGAGTCTTCAATGGCTATTATTAGATTAGCGGATTTTGCTGGAATTTTTAGTATTGCTGGAGCTGTGACTATTGAGATATGTTCTTGTTTTGTTTCAATATTTTCTAATCGATGCTCGATTTTTCCAATAATTAACATGTGTGTAATGTCATAGTCATGATAATGGCCGCCACGTGCTAACCCTTTTTTAATTTCAAATAGATTCACTTTTGTTTTATCATATGTAAAAAATAAGATTCTTCCTCTTTTGTCTCCACCTTCCCCCTTGAATTCAAATACCAATGATTTTATTACAAAACTCAGATTATATGAACAGATATGACGATATGGATTAAAAAATTCAATGTTGTATTGAATGATTATTCATAAAATTGAAAATTGGCTAAAAATTAAATCTTACGTGTAAGAATTTTCCACCAAACACTTGTTGTTGAATCTAAGTTTATGTGTCGATCTTCGTCGAAAGTTATGATCTCAAAATTTTTTGTCAGTAAGTTTTTCAATTCAACTTCATTGAAAAAATAACGAGTTATTCCTTTATGCTCAAAAGCATTTTCGTCGATTTTATTTCCAAAATTATGATATTTATCGCCTGATTTTTTGGTTGAAAGTAGAAACAATGATTGTTTTTTTACAACCGCCGAAATATTGTCAAATATTTTAGAGAGTCTTGCCATATCAAAAAACTGTAATGCAAGATTGGAATAAATGAAATCAAATGTTTCTTCTGGAAACGGTAATGGTTTTTCAACATCATGTACAAATACATTAAGATTTTCTAATTTCAGAGATTTTTTTAAATCCTTAACATAGTCTATAGCGTTAACAGATATGTCAAAAGCATGAACATTGTGTCCCAGAGTGGAAAAAAATATTGCATCCCTACCTTGTCCACAACCTATCTCTAAGATATTCAGATTTTTTTTGTAGAAGATAGATTCAGCATGTTTTGCTAATTTTGTTGGTCCTGTACCGAAAAAATCTTTAGCGGAATAGAGAGAATTCCAATATGTAAGTTTGTCTTCGTTACCCATAACTATGCACGAAATAATCTTTAGTTAAATCTATGCATCAGCAAGGATACGATCTAATTCAAGTCTCATTTCTTGTGCTTTTTCAGGAAACTTTGATAGGACATTTTTTTCCTCACTCGGATCATCTACAAGATAGT comes from the Candidatus Nitrosotenuis cloacae genome and includes:
- a CDS encoding class I SAM-dependent methyltransferase; translated protein: MGNEDKLTYWNSLYSAKDFFGTGPTKLAKHAESIFYKKNLNILEIGCGQGRDAIFFSTLGHNVHAFDISVNAIDYVKDLKKSLKLENLNVFVHDVEKPLPFPEETFDFIYSNLALQFFDMARLSKIFDNISAVVKKQSLFLLSTKKSGDKYHNFGNKIDENAFEHKGITRYFFNEVELKNLLTKNFEIITFDEDRHINLDSTTSVWWKILTRKI
- the mtnA gene encoding S-methyl-5-thioribose-1-phosphate isomerase produces the protein MTDLLYSGLRTVEWKDNAVVMIDQTKLPNELIHVKYTDYNDVASAIRNLVIRGAPAIGVAGAFGLALAGLQSNASTPEQLITDLESAKKVLFETRPTAVNLAWGLEQIMIVAKKGNDVNKIKESIINTAKQMAEDDITINMTMGKHGSQLFNNNDTIMTHCNAGSLATVAYGTALGVIRATKDSGKNIKVIATETRPVQQGSRLTAFELHHDGIDVSLIPDTAVGYSMANKLVNKVVVGADRVLRTGHVYNKIGTYQVALIAKQHGIPFYVAAPLSTFDMKSNPQDVIIEQRKGTEVTQIGDKKTAPDGINVINPAFDMTPPELISGIITEAGVAKPPFEESIKKLFEAKK